In one window of Brenneria goodwinii DNA:
- the yajC gene encoding preprotein translocase subunit YajC gives MSLFISDAVAATGAPAQGSPYSLVIMLAVFGLIFYFMILRPQQKRAKEHKKLMDSISKGDEVLTTGGLVGRVTKVSETGYIAIALNDTNEVVIKRDFVAAVLPKGTIKAL, from the coding sequence ATGAGTCTTTTTATCTCCGATGCTGTAGCAGCGACTGGCGCTCCGGCTCAGGGAAGCCCGTACTCTCTGGTTATTATGCTGGCCGTTTTTGGTCTGATTTTCTACTTTATGATCCTGCGCCCACAGCAAAAACGCGCCAAGGAACATAAAAAGCTAATGGATTCCATCAGCAAGGGTGATGAAGTCTTAACCACCGGCGGTCTGGTCGGGCGTGTGACTAAAGTGTCTGAAACCGGCTATATCGCCATTGCGTTGAATGACACCAATGAAGTTGTTATCAAACGTGATTTCGTGGCTGCCGTGCTGCCGAAGGGCACAATCAAGGCCCTGTAA
- the tgt gene encoding tRNA guanosine(34) transglycosylase Tgt, producing the protein MKYELQKTDGRARRGRLIFERGVVETPAFMPVGTYGTVKGMTPEEVKDTGAQILLGNTFHLWLRPGQEIMKLHGDLHDFMQWHGPILTDSGGFQVFSLGDIRKITEEGVHFRNPINGDAIFLSPEKSMEIQYDLGSDVVMIFDECTPYPAEWDYAKRSMEMSLRWAKRCRQRFDELNNKNALFGIIQGSVYEDLRDVSVKELVDIGFDGYAVGGLAVGEPKEDMHRILEHVCPQIPADKPRYLMGVGKPEDLVEGVRRGIDMFDCVMPTRNARNGHLFVTDGVVKIRNAKHRDDVRPLDEHCDCYTCRNYSRAYLHHLDRCNEILGARLNTIHNLRYYQRLMAGLRQAIEEGKLDHFVVDFYQRMGKPVPPLAEKNVADSN; encoded by the coding sequence GTGAAGTACGAATTACAAAAAACCGATGGCCGCGCCCGGCGCGGCAGATTGATTTTTGAACGCGGCGTGGTGGAGACCCCGGCGTTTATGCCCGTCGGCACCTACGGCACGGTGAAGGGCATGACGCCGGAAGAAGTAAAAGACACCGGCGCGCAGATCCTGTTGGGAAACACCTTTCACCTGTGGCTGCGCCCCGGTCAGGAAATTATGAAATTGCATGGCGATTTACATGATTTCATGCAGTGGCACGGTCCGATCCTGACCGATTCAGGCGGTTTTCAGGTCTTCAGCCTTGGCGATATCCGCAAGATCACCGAAGAAGGCGTTCATTTCCGCAACCCCATCAACGGCGACGCCATCTTCCTTAGCCCGGAAAAATCGATGGAGATTCAGTACGACCTGGGATCCGATGTGGTCATGATTTTTGATGAATGCACTCCATATCCGGCTGAATGGGACTACGCTAAACGCTCAATGGAAATGTCCCTGCGCTGGGCGAAACGCTGCCGCCAGCGCTTTGACGAGCTGAATAACAAGAACGCGTTGTTCGGTATTATTCAAGGAAGTGTTTACGAAGATTTACGTGATGTATCGGTAAAAGAACTGGTAGACATTGGCTTTGATGGGTACGCTGTGGGCGGTTTGGCGGTCGGCGAGCCTAAAGAGGATATGCACCGTATTCTGGAGCATGTCTGTCCTCAGATCCCGGCGGATAAACCCCGCTATCTGATGGGGGTCGGCAAGCCGGAAGATTTGGTGGAAGGCGTACGTCGCGGTATTGATATGTTTGACTGCGTTATGCCGACGCGTAATGCGCGTAACGGTCATCTATTTGTTACGGATGGCGTGGTTAAAATCCGCAATGCGAAGCATAGGGATGATGTCCGCCCGCTTGACGAGCACTGTGATTGCTATACGTGTCGCAATTATAGCCGCGCATACTTGCATCATCTTGACCGTTGCAACGAAATACTCGGGGCGCGACTCAATACCATCCACAATTTGCGTTATTATCAACGTTTGATGGCGGGTTTACGTCAGGCCATTGAAGAGGGTAAATTAGATCACTTTGTGGTGGATTTTTACCAACGGATGGGCAAACCGGTTCCGCCGCTTGCTGAAAAAAACGTTGCTGACAGCAACTGA
- the queA gene encoding tRNA preQ1(34) S-adenosylmethionine ribosyltransferase-isomerase QueA, with product MRVADFSFELPESLIAHYPQAQRSGCRLLSLDGPTGNLTHGVFTDLLNKLDAGDLLVFNNTRVIPARLFGRKASGGKLEVLVERVLDERRVIAHVRASKAPKPGAELLLGDDDSVRATMVARHDALFELHFDDSRDVLSILNDIGHIPLPPYIDRPDEESDRELYQTVYSRRPGAVAAPTAGLHFDEPMLAALREKGVEMAFVTLHVGAGTFQPVRVETIEDHVMHAEYAEVPQEVVDAVLACKARGNKVVAVGTTSVRSLESAAQASKEALIAPFFGDTRIFIYPGYHYRIIDALVTNFHLPESTLIMLVSAFAGYQHTMSAYRQAVAEQYRFFSYGDAMFITRNPLAEQEQIG from the coding sequence ATGCGTGTTGCCGATTTTTCGTTTGAACTCCCTGAATCATTGATCGCCCATTATCCGCAGGCTCAGCGTAGCGGGTGTCGTCTGCTGTCGCTGGATGGGCCGACGGGAAATCTGACGCACGGCGTGTTTACCGATTTGCTGAATAAGCTGGATGCCGGCGATCTGCTGGTGTTTAACAATACGCGCGTTATTCCGGCGCGTCTGTTCGGGCGCAAGGCCAGCGGCGGCAAATTGGAAGTGCTGGTGGAACGGGTGCTGGATGAGCGGCGCGTGATTGCGCATGTGCGCGCGTCAAAAGCGCCAAAACCCGGCGCGGAACTGTTGCTTGGCGATGATGACAGCGTCAGGGCAACGATGGTCGCCCGCCATGACGCGTTGTTTGAACTGCATTTTGATGATTCCCGCGACGTGTTGTCGATTCTGAACGATATCGGCCATATCCCGCTGCCGCCTTATATCGATCGGCCGGACGAAGAATCCGACCGCGAACTCTATCAGACGGTCTACAGCCGGCGTCCGGGCGCGGTGGCAGCGCCGACGGCGGGGTTGCACTTTGATGAGCCGATGCTGGCGGCGTTACGCGAGAAGGGCGTGGAGATGGCGTTTGTCACCCTGCACGTCGGGGCGGGGACATTTCAGCCGGTACGCGTAGAAACCATCGAAGATCATGTGATGCACGCCGAATATGCCGAAGTGCCGCAGGAGGTGGTCGACGCGGTGCTGGCCTGTAAAGCGCGCGGCAATAAGGTCGTGGCGGTCGGCACCACCTCCGTCCGCTCGCTGGAAAGCGCGGCGCAAGCCAGCAAGGAGGCGTTGATCGCGCCGTTTTTCGGCGATACCCGTATCTTTATTTATCCGGGTTATCACTATCGGATTATCGATGCGCTGGTGACCAACTTTCATCTGCCGGAGTCAACGCTGATCATGCTGGTGTCGGCCTTCGCCGGCTACCAACATACCATGTCGGCCTATCGGCAGGCGGTCGCTGAACAGTATCGTTTTTTCAGCTACGGAGACGCCATGTTTATCACGCGCAATCCGCTGGCCGAGCAGGAGCAGATCGGGTAG
- a CDS encoding peroxiredoxin C: protein MVLVTRQAPDFTAAAVLGSGEIVENFNFKKHISGKPAVIFFWPMDFTFVCPSELIAFDHRYEEFQQRGVEVVGVSFDSEFVHNAWRQTPVDKGGIGEVKYAMVADVKREIQKAYGIEHPDAGVALRGSFLIDKEGIVRHQVVNDLPLGRNIDEMLRMVDALQFHEEHGEVCPAQWEKGKSGMGASPDGVAKYLSENADKL from the coding sequence ATGGTCCTGGTAACTCGTCAAGCCCCTGACTTCACCGCGGCTGCCGTTCTCGGCAGTGGCGAAATCGTTGAAAATTTCAACTTTAAAAAACACATCAGCGGTAAACCGGCCGTGATTTTCTTCTGGCCAATGGACTTTACCTTCGTTTGCCCGTCGGAACTGATCGCGTTCGATCACCGCTATGAAGAGTTCCAACAGCGTGGCGTTGAAGTGGTCGGCGTTTCTTTCGACTCTGAGTTCGTGCATAACGCATGGCGTCAAACCCCTGTCGACAAAGGCGGTATCGGCGAAGTGAAATATGCCATGGTTGCCGACGTTAAGCGTGAGATTCAGAAAGCCTACGGTATCGAACACCCGGACGCCGGCGTGGCGTTGCGCGGCTCCTTCCTGATCGACAAAGAAGGCATCGTGCGCCATCAGGTGGTCAACGATCTGCCTTTGGGCCGCAACATTGATGAAATGCTGCGTATGGTCGACGCGCTGCAGTTCCATGAAGAGCACGGCGAAGTTTGTCCCGCCCAGTGGGAAAAAGGGAAATCCGGTATGGGCGCCTCTCCAGACGGCGTCGCGAAATACCTGTCTGAAAACGCCGACAAACTGTAA
- a CDS encoding ACP phosphodiesterase, giving the protein MNFLAHLHLATLADSSLLGNLMADFVRGNPQENYSEDIVAGIRLHRRVDSLTDSLPEVKQARQYFSADYRRVAPITLDVLWDHFLARHWLQLEPQISLPAFVGLAQAQITPHLAQTPDRFQNLNRYLWPERWLERYAELPFIADVLHRMSIRRPKLAALSGSFSDIEQNYPQFETLFWQFYPRMMNLAKMRRL; this is encoded by the coding sequence ATGAATTTTCTTGCTCACCTCCATCTGGCCACACTGGCCGACAGTTCGCTGTTAGGCAATCTGATGGCTGATTTCGTCCGCGGCAATCCTCAGGAAAACTACTCTGAGGATATCGTCGCGGGTATCCGTTTACATCGCCGGGTCGATTCGCTGACCGACAGCCTGCCGGAGGTGAAGCAGGCGCGCCAGTATTTCAGCGCCGATTACCGTCGTGTCGCGCCCATTACGCTGGATGTGCTGTGGGATCACTTTCTGGCCCGCCACTGGCTACAGCTGGAGCCGCAAATATCGCTGCCTGCGTTTGTCGGTCTGGCGCAAGCGCAAATCACGCCGCATCTGGCGCAAACGCCCGATCGTTTTCAAAACTTGAATCGCTACCTATGGCCGGAACGCTGGCTGGAACGCTACGCTGAATTGCCGTTCATTGCCGATGTGCTGCATAGAATGTCGATTCGTCGTCCCAAGCTGGCGGCGCTTTCCGGCTCATTCAGCGATATTGAACAGAACTATCCTCAATTTGAAACACTCTTCTGGCAGTTTTACCCAAGGATGATGAACCTGGCGAAAATGCGGCGGCTATGA